The DNA sequence AGTTGATTATTTCTGTTTTTTGATCCATCGGACAAACTTTTGCATACGCTCATCAGCCATAATGCTCTCGAGTGTATTGAAATGTCTGCCCAATTCTTTCTCTGAAAAAGTCTTATGGATATGACTATGGCAAGGACGGCAAAGGTATGCGCCCCTGTTTCTCATATCGTCTTTGTCAAAATTTTTAATAAACCATTTGTTCTTGTGATTGGTGCGAGGAATCAGGTGATGGAATGTCAGCTCTTTTTCTCTGCCACACATTTCACAAAGGCTGTTTTTTGCATTGGACATAATAGCAAATCTAATAAAACAGAGACATTTTGATAGGTAAAAGCCCAAATTACCAGTTCTATTGTACAAAAAAATAGAGAGGCTTTTTGTATCAGCCTCTCTGTGGTATTGCTATCTCTTTTTAAAGTCGCCTCATTAAGCAACATGACGCTGTATAATACCTAGTGCTTCATTCACCAATTGGCTGACTTCAGTATGCTTACGGGTGATCATTACATGCGTGCCACCCTTGACAGTCACAGGGTTCTTGATATTCGATATTGGGAATATCAGGTCACCATCTCCATGAATATGCGTCAGGTTGTCTACAGGGTCGTTGTGTTGCCATCCCAATACAGTTTGGACTCCCCAACGGATCAGTTTGTTGGACGAGTTCTCCCACATGTCAAAATACATTTGCTCTTGTTCTGGAGGAAGAAAACCAAACAGAGGCATCATCGGAATCATGGCAATCTTTGTGAAAAACTGTGGTATAAGCCTGTAAGCCGGCAGTGCTTCCAACACATTCAGGTGAAGCGGCCTTTCCTTATGAGATTTGATACTGTTGATTAGAATAACCTGTGAGGCTTTGATCAGCTTACTCATTTCGATGGCAAGGATGCCCCCCAGTGAAAAGCCAATTAAAACAGGTTCGTTATAAAGGTCATCATCTTCTATTTGATCCAACATTCTTTGGCAATAAGAAGATACACTCTCATCTAGTGATAACGGTTCTACAAAGCGAAGATATTTTACATTCTTTGCTTGGATGTCAAGCATTGAAAAAATTCTTTCATCATTGCCTAGGCCAGGTATACAATAAACGGTCTTGTCCATATCTGATATTTTTGATAGTCGAAAAAGCATGGTCCCAAAGAGCCCCCACCTTATTTATCGCTTGTGAGCGATGCTTGTTTATTATTAGAAATGGAAGGTGCTGATATTAGGTTCATTCACAAAGGTCAGGTGTTAGTTTTTCCATGCATATAAACTAAAGTAGTTTCTTAATGTAATGGAAATAATAGAAGTATTTTAATTTTTTTTATAAAAATATTGTTAATCAATGGCTAACCATTCAAATAGGTATTCATTTAAACAGATAAGAACCCTTAACAGTAGAGTTCCTGATGATGATAAGGAGAATTAATTTAGTAAGCGTAAATTTGCACTCGTAATTCGGGAGATATGAGTGAATCAAAAGTATATAAGCCATTTCAGTTTAAAGAATTTGTGGTTGCACAAGATCGCTGTGCCATGAAAGTTGGTACTGATGGTATTCTATTGGGAAGTTGGGCAGATGTTTCTCAAGCCAAAAACGTGTTGGATATTGGCACGGGTACAGGGTTGGTAGCATTAATGTTAGCCCAAAGAAATGCATCAGCGCAGATTGAGGCGATTGAGATTGATAAGGTTGCAGCTCAACAGGCAACTGAAAATGTGGAAGCATCACCTTTTGCAAGCAGGTTAACCGTTAGGCAAACAAGTCTTCAAACATTTCAGCCTCAACATCAATACGACGTAATTGTCAGTAATCCACCATTTTTTGAAAATTCTCTCAAGGCAGACTCCCAACAACGTAACTTAGCCAGACACACAGACAGTCTTTCTCATGAAGAATTATGCTTGTTTGCCTCTGAACATTTGTCAGATCATGGAAAGCTATGTATGGTATTGCCTCATAAAGCAGCATTGACGTTGATTCAGCAAGTTGAACGTTTTGGTTTATCCATTTCCTCAATTTGTGAAGTAAGCCACTCACCCTCAAAGCAAGTAAGACGAATTTTGTTAGAATTAAGTAAGCAAAACTGTAGTTCACCAGTGATGGATAAGCTTGCAATCAGAGCGCAGGATGGCATTACTTATTCAGAAGCTTACAAAAAGCTTACGAATAAATTTCATCCTTTCTTCTAGAGTAGACAGGTATTTCTGGCTTATTCTTGAGTTCATATGGTAATGTAATGCTAACCTTGGTGCCAATACCCTCTTTACTGTGTAATTGAATACTCCCTTCGAGCATTTCCAGAAGTTGTGAAGTGAGGTGTAGTCCAATACCAAGACCAGGAAATGTATCGGCGTTTTTTGCTCTGAAAAACTGCTTGAACAGTCCTGTTTGTTCTGATTCAGGAATACCAATCCCATTGTCTATAATGGTAATCAGAATATTCTTTTCTAAGAATTCGATATTCAGTGAGGGAGGTGAGTTTTTAACTGTAAACTTTATTGCATTGGAAATGGTGTGATACAAAATATGGGTGACAAGGTTCATATCCAGTTCCGCCAGTTTTTCGGTGCCTTCTATTTTTATCAGTACCTGCAAATTATCTGTTTGATAAGGAGCCATCTGCTTTTTGAGTGTATTGATGGTTTCACGGACAAGCTCCACCAAAGAACATGAGGTCAGAATTAGTTTTGGACCCAGTTGCAAGCGGGTATATTCCATAACTTCTTCAAGCATGTTGTGCATTCTTTTACAAGCACCGTCAACACGTAGGGTAATACTTTTCAGGCGGTTTGGGTCGATTTCTTTGGTGTCACTGATTTTATTCAACAAGATTGTGTTGGTCTTCAGTATCGTCAGAGGAGTTCTGAATTGATGGGAAATGGTTGTCAGTAGGTTGTCCTTGGCGTCATTGATCATTTTCTCTTTTAGTAATGACCTACTGAGCTTGTTTTCATGTTGTACTTTTTGGGTTACATTTTCGATAAGGCTTTCAATATTGGCAATGCCAGCATTGTTTTTTGAAAATACCTGTTGGTGGCATTGTAGAATAACTTCTCCTTTTTCAGGAGTGGATAATGTGATGATTTTTCCACCATTTGCACTTATGCGCCACTTCTGTTGATTAATGACATCCTGTAATATGCTGACACAATCCTGATAAGGTACCCCTATAATATTGGCAGCTGCTTCACTCAAGAATACAATCCTGCCATGCTTGTCTTGTTCCATCACGAAATAATCGTTTTTAAGGGCATCGATCAGTCGTTTGAATCGGTCCTGCTGTTGTGTAAGCTTACTTTCGTTGTAGTTCAGGCGTAGCTTATTTTCCTCATTGGATTGTTTGATGATGTACATCAATATGCCTGTAGCAAAGGTGACGATGTTTTGTATAATGATTAGGTTAATGATAGTCGTATAATCGGTGGTGAATGTCTTTGCATTTTTGAAGAATTCAACAAGATATAACGAGTTCTGAAGAATGGTGACATGAATGATAATGCTAACAAAATACTTCTTCGGGAAAATATTGTAGGCAATCATCAGCAATAAGGGAAGTGCTGTTGTCAGGGAGCTATTGAAGTCATCAAAGGAGAACCAAAGAAGAATATACAAGGCAGTAGTACTGAAAGAAAATATAAGAGAGGGGAGTAGATGCTGTTTTGTTGAGAACCTACTTAGGTAATAGCTGTAAGACCAAGCTAAAAGCGTGATGATACATGAAAATGGAACGACCCAGTGGATATCGTTAAAAATCATTTCGAAGAAAAGGAAGAAGGTTAACCCAATGGATAAGACAATACAGGAGGCACTCAGTATGTAGTTTTCCAGTGTAGGGTTTTCAGGATTGACAATCAGATTCTTGAGAGAAATCGTGGTAAATTTACTCATTGTAGGTCTATTAGATGTTGATTGAAGTAGTAGTGTACTCCCTAAGTTTTCAAAATGAATACTCAGTTTGAAAAGTGGTGACAGTCAGGAAATACTAGGATAAATTAGGTATGTATGGGCAATAGGAATTCTTGTGTTAATATCTGTAAATAAGTGTATTAATTTTAATACTCTTTTGATATCAAACCAAAGTAGGTAGCTTAAAAAGTGGGGCTTTGTGACATAATCACAGAAGAGTACAATACTTTTGTGGAAGTAAGCCTAATGTATAGACTTGAGCTACACATTAGGCATATATAAAATTACTTTTGAAGGGCTGTCAATATCTTTTCAATTTTGGTATAACCAAACCTTTCTAATGCTTGGGTCGTCTTAGCATTGATTTTATCATTACACAAATTACCAATACTACCTTCATGTGTGTGGTTCACTTTTCTGCTAGGAGTATATTTTCCTTCTTCGATCATCATGCCCACTTGCTTGTATGCATCTCTGAAAGGAATTCCCTGTAAAACCAAGTTGTTGACATCCTCAACACTGAATAGGTAATCGTAAATTGGTGCTGATAGCAGATCTGGATTAACTTCTGCACTCTCCATCATCATACGGGTCATCTCCAAGCAATCATGCAACATGCCAAATGCAGGAAGCAGCACTTCTTTTACTTGCTGGAAGTCCCTATGGTAGCCGGAAGGAAGTCCTGCCGTGATTGCTAGAACCTGTGCCGGAAGCGCAGCCAACTGATGGCATTTGGCTCTCACCAACTCCATTACGTCAGGGTTCTTCTTATGAGGCATAATGCTGGAGCCTGTGGTTAGTTCATCCGGAAACTTGAAGAAACCAAAGTTTTGTCCTGCAAACATACAGGTATCCATGGCTAGTTTGGATAGGGTAGTAGCTACTGTTGCGATGGCATTGGCAATGATCAGTTCGGTTTTGCCACGTCCCATTTGAGCATAAACAACATTCCAACTTAAATCATCAAAGCCAAGCAACTCAGTCGTCATCTTTCGATCCAATGGGAAAGAAGCCCCATAACCTGCTGCTGATCCCAGAGGGTTACGGTTTGAGACCTCATATGCTCCATGTAAGACAACCAGATCATCCACTAGACTTTCGGCATAAGCGCCGAACCATAACCCAAATGAGGAAGGCATTGCAACCTGCATATGAGTATAGCCTGGCATCAAAACATCTTTGAACTTGTTGCTTTGTGCAATTAAGGTATCTGATAGCTGTTCGATATGCTTTGCAAGCTCCCAAATTTCGGCTCTAAAAAACATTTTAAGGTCCAATAGAACCTGATCGTTTCTTGAGCGACCCATGTGAAGCTTCTTGCCAACATCGCCAAGTCTTTCAGTCAGCAAAAACTCAACTTGTGAGTGAACGTCTTCTACGCCATCAGCTATCTCAAATTTTCCATTTTCAATCTCGGTAAGGATTGTTTTTAATCCTGAAAGCAATGTGTCTTTTTCCTCTTCTGTGAGTAATCCAACTTTTTCGAGCATAGTGGCATGTGCCATAGAGCCGATTACATCATAAGGAGCCAACCAAATATCCAGCTCTCTATCTTTTCCTACTGTAAATGTTTCAACCTGCTTGTTGAGCGAGGTGTTTTTTTGCCAAAGTTTCATTGCTTTTCTTTAATAATAGGTGAAGTACACCTATGGAAGAAAGTGCCCTAAATAAGGCACTTGTTGGTTTATAGTTCTTTAATGGATGAAAGCCATTTGATATACAGTTCAATACCTTCTTCAATTTCTTTGAGGTAGATGAACTCGTCTGCTGTATGCGATCTTTCGGATAACCCAGGTCCCATTTTTACCGAATGGAAAGGTAATAGCGCCTGATCGGAAAGTGTGGCAGACCCAAAGGTTTTGAATCCCAGTGCTTGCGCAGAGATGACAGCAGGGTGGTCCATAGGGATACCAGAAGGCTGAAGTCTCGTAGAGCGAGGCGTAACCTCACAAGACACACACTTGTTGATTATATCAAGAACCTCTTCATTGGTATAAGCATCAGTAGTTCTGACATCTACTACAAACTGACAGGAAGCGGGTACGACGTTGTGCTGTGTCCCTGCTGAAATCTGTGTAACAGACATCCGGACTGGTCCAAGGGTTTCAGACTCATTCATAAAAGAATAAGTGTTGAACCACTCAATGGATTCCATTGCTTTCGTAATCGCATTTATTCCCTCGTTGCGGGCTGCATGACCTGATTTGCCATAAGCTGTACAGTCAAGTACCATTAGGCCTTTTTCTGCAATTGCGAGCTCCATGCCTGTTGGTTCACCTACTATAGCAAATGCAATATCACCGAGTTCTCCCAAAATACTTTTGACCCCATTTTCTCCTGAAATCTCTTCTTCTGCCGTTCCAGCATAGATAAGGTTGAAAGGCAGGTTCTGCTTGTCATAAAACCATAAGAATGTCGCTCCTAAAGCGACTAAAGCACCTCCAGCATCGTTACTGCCAAGTCCGGTGAGTTTGCCTTTCTCAACAGTTGTATCATGTGGAGGGACAGTCCATTTGCCGTTCGGCTTTACGGTATCATGGTGAGAGTTCAGTAAAATGGTAGGTTTTGACTTGTCAAAGTACAGGTTTTTAGCCCATACATTATTTCCTTGTCTAGAAGGTTTTACATTTTTCTTTTCAAGAAAAGTGAACAGCAAGTCAGCCGTTTTATCTTCTTCTCTGCTGTAAGAAGGTATCTTGATTAAGTCCTTCAGCAGTGTGATAGCTTCCTGTTTCAAAAAGTTTTGAGAGAGTAGGTTCATAAAGCAAAGTGAGTTAGTGTGAAAATCATGACATGTATTGTCAAAGGTTATTGAATGTCAATCTAATAAAAGCGCAAGTGTGTTTTGGTGATTACCGTCACTGGACTCAACTGAGTACTGCAGTTCCATAAGGTTTTTCCTGCAATAGGTTTTCAGCAAGTCCCATATATACATTGGTGACACCAGCATTGGTAGCATCAAAAGCGTTATGTAGCTTTGGAATCATACCAGCAGCAATTACACCTTGCTTCTTTAGTTGCTCATACAGAGAGGTATTCATTTCTGTGACAAGGCTATTTGGATCTGAGAGATCCAACATTACACCGGGTTTGTCAAAACAGTAGCGCAATGAAACCTCATAACCTTTACTTGCCAAAGCCTTCGCTAACTCAGTTGCGATGGTATCTGCATTGGTATTTAGCAGTTGCCCTTGTTGGTTATGTGTAAGAGGAGCAACAACGGGGATAAAGTTGGCATTGAGTAATGCTTCAAGTACTTCCGTGTTGACACCAGTTACATCTCCAGCGAAACCGTAATCAATTTCTCCAACAGGCCTTTTGATGGCTGTAATCAGGTTGCCATCCGCTCCAGTTAGTCCTAGGCTATTGCAACCAAGTGCTTGCAATGAAGCAACCAGGTTTTTATTGACCAAACCTCCATATACCATAGTAACAACTTCAAGAGTGTCAGCATCTGTAATTCGTCTACCATTGACCATATTAGGTTGAATTCCCAACCTAGTTCCCATCTCAGAGGCGATTTTACCTCCACCGTGGATCAGTATTTTAGCACCTTTCAGCTCAGCGAATTGCTTTAGAAAGGCAGCGCATTCCTGCTCATTGTCAATGATATTTCCCCCAATTTTAATTACAGATACATTCATAATATATAAGGTATGAGACATTAGAAATAGCATAGCGTATCTCTAATGCCTCTTGTCAAAAGTCTAGTTATTTAATCAATCTTTTCAGTACAGCTTGAGCTGAATAGGTTCGGTTGTTGGCTTGTTCAAGTACCAATGAGGCAGGGCTGTCTAGTACATCATCCGTTACAACCATATTTCTACGTACAGGAAGGCAATGCATGAATTTACCTTGGTTGGTCAGTGCCATTTTTTCTTTTGAAATGGTCCAAGACCTATCTGTATTAATCACTTGCCCGTATGAGGCTGTAGACGACCAGTTTTTGGCATAAACAAAATCAGCACCTTCCAAGGCTTCGTTCTGATTGTGTGTAATGGTTGCATTACCAGTAAACTGACTATCCAGCTCATATCCTTCTGGACAAGTAATTACCAAATCAACATCTGCTTGGTTCATCCACTCCGCAAACGAATTGCCTACCGCTTGAGGAAGTGGTTTAGGGTGAGGAGCCCATGTCAGGACTACTTTAGGTCTATCCGTCTGCTTGTGTTCCTCAATAGTCATTAGGTCAGCTAATGACTGAAGAGGGTGCCTGATAGCAGACTCTAGACTTAGAACCGGAACAGAAGCATATTTGATAAAGTTTTGGAGTACTTCATCCTGATAGTCCATCTGCTTGTTAATTAGACCAGGAAATGACCTAACACCTAAAATATCACAATACTGACTGATAACACCTGCCGCTTCTTTGATGTGTTCAGCTTTGTCTCCGTCCATGATGACGCCTTCCTCGGTTTCTATTTTCCAACCGTCCTTGTCAATGTTCATGCTGATGATTTGCAAGCCCAAGTGTGAGGCGGCTTTTTGTGTACTCATTCGAGTACGTAGACTTGGGTTAAAAAAGAGTAATCCCAAAGTCTTGTGCTTTCCTAGGTTTTCCCACTCCCAAGGTGTCTTTTTACATTGCAATGCTTCATTGAGCAGTGCGGTTACATCAGGTACATCATGTACAGAAGTGTATTTTTCCATCTCCACTAGAATGCAATAGGTTTCAGTTTCAGACCAGTACTTTCCTCCAATCCAAAGATCAGGTTCATGTTTTGAACAGCTTGTCCAACAGCGCCTTTCAACAAGTTGTCAATAGCTGAAGTGATCAGCAGTGTGTCGTCATGTTTTTCTACTCTCAACAGACATTTATTGGTGTTGACTACGAGTTTCAGGTCAACTTCCTTGTCAATGAGGAAAGTGAAAGGATGATCACTGTAATGTTGTTGATAAATGGCTACTGCTTCTTCTTCAGACAAGTCGGATTCAAGGTAAACAGAAGCAAGAATACCTCTGCTGAAGTTACCCCTATAAGGTACAAACTTGATAGACTGCTCAAAGTCAGGTTGCAGGGACTTCAGGCTCTGTGTAATCTCATACAGGTGCTGATGCTTAAATACTTTGTAGGAAGAAATATTGTTGTTTCTCCAAGAGAAGCCAGTTGTTGGCTGAGGTTTTAATCCAGCACCAGTAGAACCTGTGATTGCACTAATGTGTACCTGACTGTTTAGTTTTCCTGCGGCAGCCAATGGTACTAGCGCTAATTGAATTGCAGTAGCAAAACACCCAGGGTTGGCAATATTGCTAGCCTGCTGTATCTTGTCTTTTTGCATCTCAGGAAGACCATAGACAAACTGACGGTTGCCGAGTTGCATGTTTCTGCCTTCCACTGTGCCATCTTCCAAACGGAAATCCTGACTTAAGTCAATTACGATTGTGCTTTGATCAACAGGATTGGCTTCAAGAAATACACGTGATTCGCCATGCCCCAAGCAAAGGAACATAACGTCCACCTTTTCAATCGTATCAGTAAAAGTCAAATCAGATTCACCTGTAAGGTCTGAATGTACATTGCTGATTGGGGCACCAGCCTGACTTCTACTATGTATAAATTTGAGTTCAGTATTTGGGTGATTTAGTAATAATCGAAGCAGTTCACCACCAGTCATGCCTGCTCCGCCCACAATTCCTACACTAATCTTAGCCATTGTTTTTTCGTTTTCCAGTTAAAAAATCAGCTTTTGACTGCCTTGCTTTCATTGACTTTCTTATGGATCATTGTTTGGTTAGCCATGATCTTTGCAAAACCTCTAGCATCTTCTCCGGTCCAAGCATTATTCATTTCACCATAAGCACCAAATTCAGAAGACATCAAATCATAATCTGATTGGATACCCATGATTTCGAAGTGGTAAGGCTTCAGTTTGACCATTACATCACCAGTAACAGTGCTTTGAGTATCTGTCAGGAATGCCTCTACATTTCTCATAACAGGGTCAAGCCATTGACCTTCGTGTACCAGCATACCATACCAGTTAGCAAGTTGTTCTTTCCAGTAGAGTTGCCATTTTGTCAATACATGTTTTTCAAGGGCGTGGTGAGCCTTGATAGTTACGATAGGTGCTGCTGCTTCAAACCCAACTCTACCTTTGATACCGATGATCGTATCACCTACGTGAATGTCTCTACCAATACCAAATGGAGCTGCAAGGGCTGAGAGTGCGTGAATGGCATCTACAGGGTTCTCATATTTTTGTCCATCAACACCTTTCAGTTCACCATTGTCAAAAGTCAGGGTGATTTCTTTTGCATCATTTTCTGAAACCTGTGTTGGGTAGGCTTCTTCAGGAAGTGGCTGATGAGAAGTCAGTGTTTCTTTACCACCAACAGAAGTTCCCCAAATACCTTGGTTGATAGAATACAGGGCTTTTTCCCAATTCATATCCACACCATGTTGCTTGAGGTAATTGATCTCTTCCTCTCTTGAAAGTTTTTGGTCACGGATTGGTGTGATAATTTTGGCTTCAGGTATCATGATCTGAAAAACCATGTCAAACCTGATTTGGTCATTACCGGCACCTGTACTGCCATGAGCAATGTAAGCTGCGTCTACCTGTTGAGCATATTCCGCAATGGCCATAGCCTGAAAGACACGTTCGGCACTTACTGAAAGTGGGTAGGTGTTATATCGGAGGACGTTACCAAATACAAGGTATTTCACACATTTCTCATAGAACTGCTGTGTCATATCTAAGGCGGTATAGGATGTAACACCTAGTTTGTAAGCCCGTTCTTCAACTGTTTTTAGCTCTTCTTCCGAAAAACCACCTGTTTGTACTAGTACTGCATGTACTTCCAGTCCTTTTTCTTCTTTAAGGTACTTTACACAATAGGACGTATCCAAACCTCCACTGAAGGCCAACACCACTTTTTGGTTGCTCATGATTCAAATAGAATAGAAAATTTAAAAATAGTTGCCGAGGCAACTTGTCGTTCAGATTTCAGGTAAGCAGGAGTGAGGGTTGGTCCCTTCTGCTCCTGCATTTATTCAATTGGTTCGGCTACTCGCCGGATGTTTTAATGTTCAGGTCGTCCTTGATTCCTTTTTTCTGTTTTTTTTCAGTGTCGTTAGGATCGTATAACATACCTGTACATAGGCAAAATTTTCGTCCTGTACGAGAAAGGATATCATAGTTGACACAGCTTTTACAACCATTCCAAAACTGCTCGTCGTCTGTCAACTCAGAGAAAGTAACGGGCTTGTATCCGAGTTCACTGTTGATTTTCATAACAGCAAGACTTGTCGTAAGACCGAACAGTTTTGCATGCGGATATTTGTTTCTTGATAGTTTGAAAGCCATTTCTTTAATAGCTCCTGCTAGTCCAGCCCCTCTGTATTGAGGTGAAACAATCAGTCCTGAGTTTGCTACAAAACGGTCATGTCCCCATGATTCGATGTAGCAAAACCCTGCAAATCCCCCATCTTTATATAAGGCAATTACTGCTTTGCCTTCTCTTATCTTATTTATGATATATTCTGGCGAACGTTTAGCAATGCCAGTTCCTCTAGCTTTGGCTGAAGACTCAATCTCATCGCAGATTTCTTCTGCATATCTTTCGTGCAATACTGCATCCGCTACCGAAATTGAAAAGTCAGATAACTTAAACTCCATCGTAAATTTGAGTTTTATATGTTCGTTTCTAACAAGTGGTCCTAAGACCTTTTCTATTGGCCTTCCTCGCATTTTGTGGAAAACCATGGACGCAACCATCGGATAATGGATCAACCGCTTTCCTGATGCTTTTTATCAGAAAATAGGGTAGAAAACTATGCTGCTGCAAGCTTTCGGGGATACTCGTATGATTGCGGGAAAATATTCGGATTAGTATACCTTACGAAAAGGCATATAGATAGCTACGACCCCTACCGGGGACGGCGGAAGCGGAAAAGCGTACGGGGGAATAATTCCGTACGTACAGGCCTTGCAGGTACCCAAGGCAGCTGTCTGTAAAAAGTGGCGATATGTGATACTGTAGCTTTCAAAGTTATTGTTTTGGCTGTGCTAAACTAATAATCAGAATACTCTGCGCAAACTTTTTTCTAACATATTATGATATTTTTTCACTTTGAATGTTTGAAAATGAACATTTGTGTAAAAAAATAATCAACACCTTGCACTTTGTTATAAAATGAACTTTATAACTAAAAATACACATGTAATATCGGGGTCGAAAGTGTCTGTTTTTTTGAGTGAAATCTGGTCAGGAAAGCTGGGTTGATATATAAAAAAAACCTTGCCTGATTGGGGCAAGGTTTTTTCAATTTATGAGTTTTCATCAGTGGCGGCTTCGGCTTCCTTTCCGTGGTTCGATTTTTTCCACTGTTTGTATTCTTTTTTGAACTTTCGGGCTTCCTTGTGGAGAGAACTATTTCTGTCTGCGTATTTGAGAAGCTTGTCATAATGATCCTTGGCAATGTCATACATGTTTTCAGATTTTGCAATACGACCTAACTTCCGGAGTGAGAACAGGTAGTAACCTGACTCATATTCTTTAATTTCTTCAGCAAACTGGACAGTTTTGTAATAATAGAATGCGGCTTGCTTTCTGTCCATAATATAGTCATGGTAATAAGAAGCCAAATAAAATGCCGCATACCTGCCACTGATAGCCTCATAGCCAGGTTTTTTCTCTTCTACATTTTTCAGAAGTGATGCAGCAACCGGTCTCATTTCACTGTACTTACCTAATTGGTAAAGGATACGTGCATAGAAACGGTGGAAGTATGCATTTTTCGGATATTTTTGGTGCAAATATTCAATCAGTTGCAAGGCTCTCTGGATATTTCCATCACCTGTTGAATGAATACGAACCAAATAGTACATGGCCTCTATTCTGGTATAGAACGCTTCTGAGCCTGCTTTCTCAAGCTGCTCAAGTCCTAATTCTTTGTTGCCGTCTTCAAAAAACCATAGAACAGGACGAAGCACTTTGTAATTCTCCTTAAGCCACTCTACATAGTAATTGTATAATCCGTCACCAAAGAACATTTCTGAGCCTAACTCTCCTTCTCCTGCCAGTTCTTTGGTTTCGTTGAAATAAGTCAATGCGGTTTTGGATGCAACTGTCGCTTTCGTCCAGTCATGTCTTTCTCCTAACAGTCTTGCCTTAAAAGCCCATGCAGCAGCCAAAAAGAAAGAAGCTTCAGGATTTTCGGAGTGCTGCTTGTGCATAGTTTCTGCCAAGCTGATCGATTTATCCATGTAATTGAAGAACTCCTTATCGTAGGTGCTGTTTTCTACATTGGGCATAATTTGCCACCAGTAGTTAAGCCCAATCAGGAAATAGGGTAACGGGTGATCAGGATAATGCTGTTTCAGCCAGTTAAATTGACTTTCTGCTACCTTGAAATCAAAATTGTACATGGCATCAATACCAGAGGTGATCTCGATTTGTACAGTTACGTTGGTTAGCAGCATGTCCACATCTTCCAGTTTTGGTAGGCGAGGTTGTGCTTTTGCCAGATTCGCCATAAAAAGAAGTGTCAGCAGGCTGAACAAT is a window from the Limibacter armeniacum genome containing:
- a CDS encoding alpha/beta hydrolase; this encodes MDKTVYCIPGLGNDERIFSMLDIQAKNVKYLRFVEPLSLDESVSSYCQRMLDQIEDDDLYNEPVLIGFSLGGILAIEMSKLIKASQVILINSIKSHKERPLHLNVLEALPAYRLIPQFFTKIAMIPMMPLFGFLPPEQEQMYFDMWENSSNKLIRWGVQTVLGWQHNDPVDNLTHIHGDGDLIFPISNIKNPVTVKGGTHVMITRKHTEVSQLVNEALGIIQRHVA
- a CDS encoding tRNA1(Val) (adenine(37)-N6)-methyltransferase; protein product: MSESKVYKPFQFKEFVVAQDRCAMKVGTDGILLGSWADVSQAKNVLDIGTGTGLVALMLAQRNASAQIEAIEIDKVAAQQATENVEASPFASRLTVRQTSLQTFQPQHQYDVIVSNPPFFENSLKADSQQRNLARHTDSLSHEELCLFASEHLSDHGKLCMVLPHKAALTLIQQVERFGLSISSICEVSHSPSKQVRRILLELSKQNCSSPVMDKLAIRAQDGITYSEAYKKLTNKFHPFF
- a CDS encoding sensor histidine kinase; translation: MSKFTTISLKNLIVNPENPTLENYILSASCIVLSIGLTFFLFFEMIFNDIHWVVPFSCIITLLAWSYSYYLSRFSTKQHLLPSLIFSFSTTALYILLWFSFDDFNSSLTTALPLLLMIAYNIFPKKYFVSIIIHVTILQNSLYLVEFFKNAKTFTTDYTTIINLIIIQNIVTFATGILMYIIKQSNEENKLRLNYNESKLTQQQDRFKRLIDALKNDYFVMEQDKHGRIVFLSEAAANIIGVPYQDCVSILQDVINQQKWRISANGGKIITLSTPEKGEVILQCHQQVFSKNNAGIANIESLIENVTQKVQHENKLSRSLLKEKMINDAKDNLLTTISHQFRTPLTILKTNTILLNKISDTKEIDPNRLKSITLRVDGACKRMHNMLEEVMEYTRLQLGPKLILTSCSLVELVRETINTLKKQMAPYQTDNLQVLIKIEGTEKLAELDMNLVTHILYHTISNAIKFTVKNSPPSLNIEFLEKNILITIIDNGIGIPESEQTGLFKQFFRAKNADTFPGLGIGLHLTSQLLEMLEGSIQLHSKEGIGTKVSITLPYELKNKPEIPVYSRRKDEIYS
- the argH gene encoding argininosuccinate lyase translates to MKLWQKNTSLNKQVETFTVGKDRELDIWLAPYDVIGSMAHATMLEKVGLLTEEEKDTLLSGLKTILTEIENGKFEIADGVEDVHSQVEFLLTERLGDVGKKLHMGRSRNDQVLLDLKMFFRAEIWELAKHIEQLSDTLIAQSNKFKDVLMPGYTHMQVAMPSSFGLWFGAYAESLVDDLVVLHGAYEVSNRNPLGSAAGYGASFPLDRKMTTELLGFDDLSWNVVYAQMGRGKTELIIANAIATVATTLSKLAMDTCMFAGQNFGFFKFPDELTTGSSIMPHKKNPDVMELVRAKCHQLAALPAQVLAITAGLPSGYHRDFQQVKEVLLPAFGMLHDCLEMTRMMMESAEVNPDLLSAPIYDYLFSVEDVNNLVLQGIPFRDAYKQVGMMIEEGKYTPSRKVNHTHEGSIGNLCNDKINAKTTQALERFGYTKIEKILTALQK
- a CDS encoding M20 family metallo-hydrolase encodes the protein MNLLSQNFLKQEAITLLKDLIKIPSYSREEDKTADLLFTFLEKKNVKPSRQGNNVWAKNLYFDKSKPTILLNSHHDTVKPNGKWTVPPHDTTVEKGKLTGLGSNDAGGALVALGATFLWFYDKQNLPFNLIYAGTAEEEISGENGVKSILGELGDIAFAIVGEPTGMELAIAEKGLMVLDCTAYGKSGHAARNEGINAITKAMESIEWFNTYSFMNESETLGPVRMSVTQISAGTQHNVVPASCQFVVDVRTTDAYTNEEVLDIINKCVSCEVTPRSTRLQPSGIPMDHPAVISAQALGFKTFGSATLSDQALLPFHSVKMGPGLSERSHTADEFIYLKEIEEGIELYIKWLSSIKEL
- the argB gene encoding acetylglutamate kinase, whose translation is MNVSVIKIGGNIIDNEQECAAFLKQFAELKGAKILIHGGGKIASEMGTRLGIQPNMVNGRRITDADTLEVVTMVYGGLVNKNLVASLQALGCNSLGLTGADGNLITAIKRPVGEIDYGFAGDVTGVNTEVLEALLNANFIPVVAPLTHNQQGQLLNTNADTIATELAKALASKGYEVSLRYCFDKPGVMLDLSDPNSLVTEMNTSLYEQLKKQGVIAAGMIPKLHNAFDATNAGVTNVYMGLAENLLQEKPYGTAVLS